Proteins from one Microcaecilia unicolor chromosome 2, aMicUni1.1, whole genome shotgun sequence genomic window:
- the C2H4orf54 gene encoding LOW QUALITY PROTEIN: uncharacterized protein C4orf54 homolog (The sequence of the model RefSeq protein was modified relative to this genomic sequence to represent the inferred CDS: deleted 2 bases in 1 codon) encodes MSHGLLLLLQQAFSSFCQTNNWEQGKRSSPSLVLGTALGSQQAAMKGAAARLRASLQQNQNGTYVEICDSTGGSKENPQTIRLSFAGSQVAFVRPKQGTTTSSSSGSPPQPAPEGESHAGDWVVGKLPPVQPSSEDESTESFYSPASTTTALSPTSDFSQGRRPAGGGGEEPFYITTHEIQLCEVDHQLDDDSGPASRWQFEDNNVIYSLVDYASFGTEEGESEDDSDSSYGSPATTISGEQPLASDSTELVSSSATSTSETDTSGTGESHSADQIHLSIKAAAQTINEPSKAPEKQNIITAAAKHGREKAMSQSRSQQQEVLGRHFIAMPGRLQTRGYCRPAEVSSGASSAVSELDDADKEVRSLTARAFRSLAYPYFEALHFSSSESSSVSEQHRCSSTVTLIDSKGGEDRVMGTQEVGSKTQQVAAPGDCRFAKPPGNAAALVCSRDGVTESMPREPGAGSQSRCLVAAEAIEGPQKSQVASSLLKSVISKKMQLEQQFRMEQGEITDISQPAKELEGLREKGLQRQNSCYSEASSDHTICTSDDLGELFDVKLSPSRECIREPQLLAAGDAQKSAAEVAKGLFLRSQNSAFRSWHNRELQKADWAEPHMAQMKDCRADLGELSVGRSTKMSRLCMPGVQQHSSKEKLPKKQATNCSAASVYMHQSCFSHYEEAGPPTAQVISQTPNIQVTTRTAPEAKDKPFNIAKLLTPNLAPNPPSLAKASEDRGHVPPKGEEKLPHFHVRDVRDSQSKTRGTIHQVRDVRKLIKNTQASSTTETTSRASATASAAASSEQSCPNPKSKLALANIPSSLSPVVITCQAVKSKEENLGARRVQGSATSKSQPLDTVLVHRTSGRLPVATIAPNKSCPQLPIVKTVSKASTWKLEKPKEADLKEETSALERLTAAVKSMEELYTFEQHEWKRKDEPLPVTNSHVLLALASQEKEEEKREIRVRRGARAPGLTRTPQHLESTPNTTRFQWAKGAPGLTFQEEKGAEQLGRTPGREPTSISISTSTSNSLFTLSSFPKAPEPAHSMIQPPQSTTANIKPPPPPPISKGTYPLRPEKGMEKERSTVEPCPSSPSNQSVSTDYGNYLTIPVKGSGGSPPKGQSREMSEKPMPPPASMHQPSPLPLLFSPPLMPVAPPDLLQPPSLQRKVLMDLSTGQCYVLEVPKRRLYDPENGQYVEVAVSPAPLPISPLALSPGAYGPAYMLYPGFLPTATAAPLLPASTVFSDAGYEVPEMESPYFLATGKSAMAAATTNMSRTSLEGKSREPQVPRLMAPLSFDSTAMKFIVEHQ; translated from the exons ATGTCGCATGGGTTGCTGCTTCTGTTACAACAGGCATTCAGCTCTTTCTGCCAGACCAACAACTGGGAGCAGGGAAAGCGCAGCAGCCCCAGCCTAGTCCTGGGAACTGCTTTGGGATCCCAGCAAGCAGCAATGAAAGGAGCAGCGGCACGGCTCAGAGCTTCCCTGCAGCAAAACCAGAATGGTACTTATGTGGAGATCTGTGATTCCACCGGGGGCAGCAAGGAAAACCCTCAGACCATCAGGCTCAGTTTTGCTGGGAGCCAAGTGGCCTTTGTAAGACCCAAGCAGGGCACCaccacctcttcctcctctgGGAGTCCCCCACAGCCTGCACCTGAAGGGGAAAGCCATGCTGGTGATTGGGTGGTGGGTAAACTCCCTCCAGTCCAGCCCTCCTCGGAAGATGAAAGCACAGAAAGCTTCTACAGTCCAGCCAGCACCACCACTGCTCTCTCCCCCACCTCTGACTTCTCCCAGGGCCGGCGGCCAGCAGGGGGCGGTggtgaggagcccttttacataACCACCCACGAGATCCAGCTGTGTGAGGTGGACCACCAGCTGGACGATGACTCGGGCCCAGCCTCCCGCTGGCAGTTTGAGGACAACAATGTCATCTACTCTCTGGTGGACTATGCTTCCTTTGGGACCGAGGAGGGGGAGAGTGAGGATGATTCCGATTCCAGCTATGGCAGCCCTGCCACCACCATCAGTGGTGAGCAGCCTCTGGCTAGTGACAGCACGGAGTTGGTGAGCAGCAGTGCCACCTCCACCTCTGAAACCGATACCTCTGGCACAGGGGA AAGCCACTCTGCCGACCAGATACACCTATCAATCAAAGCGGCTGCCCAGACTATAAATGAGCCCAGCAAAGCACCAGAGAAGCAAAATATTATCACTGCAGCTGCCAAGCATGGAAGGGAAAAGGCCATGAGCCAGTCAAGATCACAGCAGCAAGaggtgctgggcagacatttCATTGCTATGCCTGGGCGCCTGCAGACTCGGGGCTATTGCAGGCCAGCTGAAGTATCCAGTGGTGCCTCCAGTGCGGTCAGTGAGCTGGATGATGCAGACAAAGAAGTGCGGAGCCTGACAGCCAGAGCTTTCCGCAGCTTAGCCTACCCATACTTCGAGGCACTGCACTTCAGCTCCAGTGAGTCTTCATCTGTGTCCGAGCAGCATCGCTGCAGCTCTACTGTCACACTCATAGACTCGaagggaggtgaggatagggtaATGGGCACTCAAGAGGTGGGCAGCAAGACCCAACAGGTGGCTGCACCTGGGGACTGCAGGTTTGCCAAGCCTCCGGGAAATGCGGCAGCATTGGTTTGCAGCAGGGATGGAGTTACGGAGAGCATGCCAAGGGAGCCAGGAGCTGGATCCCAGTCCCGCTGCCTAGTAGCAGCAGAGGCCATAGAGGGACCGCAGAAGTCGCAGGTGGCCTCCAGTCTGCTGAAAAGTGTCATCTCCAAAAAAATGCAGTTGGAACAGCAATTCCGTATGGAGCAGGGAGAGATCACAGACATCAGCCAACCAGCCAAGGAGTTGGAAGggctgagagagaagggcttgCAGAGACAAAACTCATGCTACTCTGAGGCCAGCTCCGATCACACCATTTGCACATCCGACGACCTGGGGGAGCTCTTCGATGTTAAGTTATCCCCAAGCAGGGAGTGCATCCGAGAACCACAATTGCTGGCTGCTGGTGATGCCCAGAAAAGTGCAGCAGAGGTAGCCAAGGGGCTTTTCCTACGCAGCCAGAATAGCGCCTTCCGATCATGGCACAACAGAGAGCTGCAGAAAGCGGACTGGGCTGAGCCACACATGGCCCAGATGAAAGACTGCCGGGCTGATCTGGGTGAGCTCTCAGTTGGCCGATCCACCAAGATGTCTCGTCTTTGCATGCCTGGCGTTCAGCAGCACTCATCCAAAGAGAAGCTGCCCAAGAAGCAAGCCACCAATTGCTCTGCTGCCTCTGTCTACATGCACCAGAGCTGCTTCAGCCACTATGAGGAGGCAGGACCACCGACTGCCCAGGTCATCTCCCAGACACCCAATATCCAGGTCACGACCAGGActgctccagaagcaaaggataAGCCCTTTAACATTGCCAAGCTGTTGACTCCTAACCTAGCCCCCAACCCACCCTCCCTTGCCAAAGCATCTGAAGACAGAGGTCATGTGCCACCCAAAGGTGAAGAGAAACTACCTCATTTCCATGTTCGGGATGTAAGGGATAGCCAGTCCAAAACTCGAGGGACCATCCACCAGGTGAGAGATGTCAGGAAGCTCATCAAGAACACCCAGGCATCCAGCACCACCGAGACCACTAGCAGGGCCAGTGCAACAGCATCAGCAGCAGCCTCTTCAGAGCAGAGTTGCCCCAATCCAAAGTCCAAGCTGGCTCTAGCCAACATTCCCAGCTCACTATCCCCAGTAGTGATCACCTGCCAGGCAGTGAAAAGCAAGGAAGAAAATCTGGGTGCCCGGAGAGTACAGGGTTCAGCGACCTCCAAGTCTCAACCTTTAGACACAGTGCTGGTTCACCGCACCTCTGGCCGATTGCCTGTGGCCACCATTGCACCCAACAAATCATGCCCTCAGCTTCCCATTGTGAAAACTGTATCCAAAGCATCCACCTGGAAACTAGAGAAGCCTAAAGAGGCTGACTTGAAGGAGGAGACCAGTGCCTTAGAAAGGCTGACGGCCGCTGTGAAAAGCATGGAGGAGCTGTACACTTTTGAGCAGCATGAGTGGAAACGCAAGGATGAGCCACTGCCTGTTACCAATAGCCATGTCCTGTTGGCGCTAGCCAgccaggagaaggaggaggagaagagggaaATCAGGGTAAGGAGAGGTGCCAGAGCCCCGGGGCTGACACGAACTCCTCAACACCTTGAATCCACTCCAAACACCACCAGATTTCAGTGGGCAAAAGGTGCACCCGGGCTCACATTCCaggaggagaagggagcagaacAACTTggcaggacaccagggagggagccCACCAGCATCAGCATTAGCACTAGCACCTCCAATAGTCTCTTTACACTGAGCAGCTTTCCGAAAGCACCAGAACCCGCCCACAGCATGATCCAGCCTCCCCAGAGCACTACTGCTAACATtaagcccccaccgcccccacccATCTCCAAAGGCACTTATCCACTGAGaccagagaaaggcatggagaaaGAACGAAGCACTGTAGAGCCATGTCCATCTTCACCAAGCAACCAATCAGTCAGCACCGACTATGGGAACTACCTGACCATCCCTGTGAAGGGCAGTGGTGGCAGCCCCCCAAAGGGACAGAGTAGAGAAATGTCTGAGAAACCCATGCCGCCCCCAGCCTCCATGCACCAGCCGTCCCCACTGCCACTGCTCTTCTCACCACCACTGATGCCTGTGGCACCACCAGACTTGTTGCAGCCACCCTCGCTGCAGCGGAAGGTACTGATGGACTTGAGCACAGGACAGTGTTATGTGCTGGAAGTGCCCAAGCGCAGACTGTATGACCCTGAGAATGGCCAGTATGTGGAGGTGGCCGTCTCACCCGCACCCCTGCCTATCTCCCCTCTGGCTCTCAGCCCTGGTGCCTATGGCCCTGCCTACATGCTGTACCCTggcttcctgcccactgccactgctgcccccttGCTCCCGGCCAGCACTGTCTTCTCAGATGCTGGCTATGAAGTGCCTGAAATGGAAAGCCCCTACTTCTTGGCCACAGGCAAAAGTGCCATGGCAGCTGCCACCACCAACATGTCGAGGACATccttggaggggaag agcagAGAACCTCAGGTACCCCGCCTCATGGCCCCACTATCCTTCGACAGCACTGCCATGAAGTTCATCGTGGAGCATCAGTGA